The Lacipirellula parvula genome window below encodes:
- a CDS encoding PEP-CTERM sorting domain-containing protein yields the protein MKVTQFAKLFAVATLATVGLAADSSAALIVNDNFDGYANQAAFEAVWAPIGTTAPVSGVLSTAQASSPTKSVQGPGTGTNAQYRNRLTFADTPALGIGDQLVWSFDYYDATPTGVPARNFVTLQDTTGPTGTNQLIAMGFNNNQTGANSGGQSYMARILGYTVPTTADPDGGATESVGGAGIFFKLNDFGTGGRVQGWQNLKVILSTDDGLSTDFAFYVNNVLAERVSNIGTAASIRQYDNIAIGSGLSNANTEFFVDNMRLEFIKAVPEPATLALAALGMIGLVAAGRKNA from the coding sequence ATGAAGGTTACCCAGTTCGCGAAACTCTTCGCGGTCGCCACGCTGGCGACCGTCGGCCTCGCGGCCGATTCATCCGCGGCGTTGATCGTCAACGACAATTTCGACGGCTACGCCAATCAAGCCGCCTTCGAAGCCGTTTGGGCTCCGATTGGAACGACCGCTCCCGTCAGCGGCGTCTTGTCGACCGCACAAGCCTCCAGCCCGACGAAGTCTGTGCAAGGGCCGGGCACGGGGACGAACGCTCAGTACCGCAATCGCCTGACCTTCGCCGACACGCCAGCGCTCGGCATTGGGGATCAGTTGGTCTGGAGCTTCGACTACTACGATGCAACGCCGACGGGCGTGCCGGCTAGAAACTTCGTCACCCTGCAAGATACGACGGGGCCGACGGGAACGAATCAGCTCATCGCGATGGGCTTCAACAATAACCAGACCGGCGCCAATAGCGGCGGTCAGTCGTACATGGCCCGGATTTTGGGCTACACGGTTCCGACGACGGCCGATCCAGACGGCGGGGCCACGGAGTCGGTCGGGGGCGCCGGCATCTTCTTCAAGCTCAACGACTTTGGCACCGGGGGCCGCGTCCAGGGCTGGCAGAATCTGAAGGTCATCCTCAGCACGGACGACGGCTTGAGCACGGACTTCGCGTTCTACGTCAACAATGTGTTGGCTGAGCGCGTTTCCAACATCGGCACGGCCGCGTCGATTCGGCAGTACGATAACATTGCCATTGGGTCGGGGCTTTCCAACGCCAACACGGAATTCTTCGTGGATAACATGCGTTTGGAATTCATCAAGGCGGTGCCGGAGCCTGCTACGCTGGCCTTGGCTGCGCTGGGAATGATTGGGTTGGTGGCCGCTGGTCGCAAGAACGCTTAG
- a CDS encoding DUF1559 domain-containing protein, giving the protein MIQRGSLTPQCAVSRRAFTLVELLVVIAIIGVLVALLLPAVQAAREAARRSSCQNNLKNIGLAALNYESARKVYPPGSVNARKTGYNGNSWQMEILPYMEQGTLGSNAATLLASYRTSATTEADFYDIRAKANAGDAAAKAVVEGLKGVVIFSCPSDNASEAVDKFAPELKASNYSGIAGSFKSRNPSVTCPTTYTDTKYMAVDCVSTINIDGILFPGSKVKASHISDGTSNTLMVGERWYQVRAWPFGAYHSAAYTGSATGMGQEKAPPQVPAQASSTSCKNIDSRYPPNANLASTGYYVSHDDSTDRPGAVPASMKTIGFNDLPFQSFHSGGALFARADASVSFLTDGTDPVLYTSMASRNGEEVVSE; this is encoded by the coding sequence ATGATTCAGCGAGGCTCCCTGACTCCGCAGTGCGCCGTTTCCCGTCGAGCTTTCACGCTCGTCGAATTACTGGTGGTCATCGCGATCATCGGCGTGCTGGTCGCGCTGCTGCTGCCGGCTGTTCAGGCCGCGCGCGAGGCGGCTCGCCGATCGAGTTGCCAAAACAATCTCAAGAATATCGGCCTTGCAGCACTTAATTATGAGTCAGCACGCAAGGTTTATCCGCCTGGCTCAGTCAACGCTCGCAAAACCGGGTACAACGGCAATAGCTGGCAGATGGAAATTCTGCCGTACATGGAGCAGGGGACGTTAGGGTCGAATGCTGCAACACTGCTGGCCTCGTATAGAACGTCGGCGACTACGGAAGCGGATTTTTACGACATCCGCGCGAAGGCCAACGCCGGGGATGCTGCTGCAAAAGCTGTTGTTGAAGGTCTCAAAGGCGTAGTAATTTTCAGCTGCCCTAGCGACAACGCATCCGAGGCCGTTGATAAATTCGCTCCCGAATTGAAGGCGTCCAATTACAGCGGAATTGCTGGATCGTTTAAGTCCAGGAACCCATCCGTAACGTGCCCGACCACCTACACCGATACTAAGTACATGGCGGTTGATTGCGTTTCAACGATCAACATCGACGGCATTTTATTTCCTGGTAGCAAAGTGAAGGCTTCGCATATATCCGACGGAACCAGCAATACCTTGATGGTCGGTGAGCGATGGTATCAAGTGCGCGCTTGGCCCTTTGGGGCTTATCATTCAGCGGCTTATACCGGCAGCGCAACTGGAATGGGGCAAGAAAAGGCTCCTCCTCAAGTTCCAGCGCAAGCGAGTTCGACGTCGTGCAAGAATATTGATAGTCGTTATCCGCCGAATGCAAATCTGGCTTCTACTGGCTACTACGTCTCGCACGACGACAGCACCGATCGGCCCGGTGCAGTTCCGGCGAGTATGAAGACGATCGGTTTTAATGATCTTCCGTTCCAGAGTTTTCACTCGGGCGGTGCGCTTTTTGCCCGCGCTGATGCAAGCGTGTCTTTCTTGACTGACGGCACTGATCCAGTGCTCTATACAAGCATGGCGTCGCGTAATGGCGAGGAAGTCGTCAGTGAATAG
- a CDS encoding PEP-CTERM sorting domain-containing protein, whose translation MAARFGLGLLLATALVSPAAAQTVKLFDNFDSYTTQAEFEAAWPVVAADPLASTFLQTQADTGFAPVSGPNMIGMPLVVARNGKTVAGLGVPSTTNIISYSFDFYDSDSASSPYRQYNNLQVGAAPTSTNQLVALGLNNNQTGGDSGGNYYMARILGFAPSDATLNPTGIDPDGGPNEKGGLAAGQFFKLNDFGVGLRSVGWHNLRVDISSDNGIGTDYAFYVDNVLAERVSDVGTVLRELDTVRLGSGVTSTRVAYIDNFNISVSGGVTPPVNNADFNNDNIVDGKDFLIWQRGFGVAGSATTGDANNDTAVNDADLAIWKTQFGTDPTPVVGAVSAVPEPTTIALAGVALVGTLAAARRRK comes from the coding sequence ATGGCTGCTCGATTTGGACTCGGACTATTGCTCGCCACGGCGCTGGTGAGCCCGGCTGCTGCTCAAACGGTCAAGCTATTCGACAACTTCGACAGCTACACGACCCAGGCCGAGTTTGAAGCCGCGTGGCCAGTTGTGGCTGCGGATCCGCTGGCGTCGACGTTCTTGCAAACCCAAGCGGACACTGGATTCGCTCCTGTTTCCGGTCCCAATATGATCGGCATGCCGTTAGTGGTGGCTCGCAACGGCAAGACGGTGGCGGGGCTGGGAGTTCCGTCGACGACGAACATCATCAGCTACAGCTTTGACTTCTACGATTCCGACTCGGCGAGTTCGCCGTACCGCCAATACAACAACCTGCAAGTCGGAGCGGCGCCAACCTCGACGAATCAACTCGTCGCGTTGGGCTTGAACAACAATCAGACTGGCGGCGATAGCGGCGGCAACTACTACATGGCCCGCATTCTAGGCTTCGCGCCTTCCGACGCCACGTTGAATCCGACCGGCATCGACCCAGACGGCGGCCCTAATGAAAAGGGGGGCCTCGCGGCAGGGCAGTTCTTCAAATTGAATGACTTTGGCGTGGGGCTGCGAAGCGTGGGGTGGCACAACCTGCGCGTCGACATTTCCAGCGACAACGGAATCGGCACCGACTACGCTTTTTACGTAGACAACGTACTGGCCGAACGGGTGAGCGACGTTGGTACGGTTCTTCGAGAACTAGACACGGTTCGTCTTGGTTCGGGCGTGACGTCGACGAGAGTCGCTTACATCGATAATTTCAACATCTCCGTCAGCGGCGGCGTCACCCCGCCGGTGAATAATGCGGACTTCAACAACGACAACATCGTTGACGGCAAGGACTTCCTGATTTGGCAGCGCGGCTTCGGCGTCGCGGGCAGTGCGACCACGGGCGATGCAAACAACGATACGGCGGTGAACGACGCCGACTTGGCGATCTGGAAGACGCAGTTCGGTACCGATCCGACGCCGGTCGTTGGCGCCGTGTCGGCGGTTCCCGAGCCGACGACGATCGCTCTGGCTGGCGTCGCTCTCGTTGGCACGCTGGCGGCCGCTCGTCGTCGTAAGTAA
- a CDS encoding xylose operon transcription regulator XylR, with amino-acid sequence MDSRPKTRQVAVLVETDDSWGCSVIRGIADYSQNHGHWNLLLDPQDHDQRSALPDLWNGDGVIARFGNRLQVDQVRKRKVPIVNVDTLFEGLPGVCDVITDDSERAHLAFHHLRDRGFEKFAYFAPPNHRYSVKRGEEFIQLVRRSGLECHEYKPGYRVGRKLGWEEQQRRVSRWLNSLPRPMAIFTVDAQRGRQLAEICYMAGIRVPDQIAILAGDTDDLMCEVCTPPLSSVALAGRRIGYEAAAALDRMMNGERPPTQPIKIPPHGVISRQSTDILAIDDDTVVRALRFIQQRAFQDIVVKDILHEVPVSRRSLEIQFRRYLGRSPAEEIRRVRLDKGRELLARTDMSIGEIASACGFANGTRFGVAFRKRFGKTPLAYRKQLTRS; translated from the coding sequence ATGGATTCACGCCCCAAGACTCGCCAAGTCGCCGTCCTTGTGGAAACCGACGATAGCTGGGGATGCAGCGTTATCCGCGGCATCGCCGACTACTCGCAAAACCACGGCCACTGGAACCTCCTCCTCGATCCCCAAGATCACGACCAGCGCTCCGCGCTCCCCGACTTGTGGAACGGTGACGGCGTGATCGCCCGCTTCGGCAATCGGTTGCAGGTCGATCAGGTTCGCAAGCGTAAAGTACCCATCGTCAACGTCGACACGCTGTTCGAAGGCCTCCCCGGCGTGTGCGACGTGATCACCGACGATTCCGAACGCGCGCACCTCGCGTTTCACCATTTGCGCGATCGCGGGTTCGAAAAGTTTGCTTACTTTGCTCCGCCGAATCATCGTTACTCCGTCAAGCGGGGCGAAGAGTTCATTCAACTCGTGCGGCGTTCGGGGCTCGAGTGCCACGAATACAAACCTGGCTATCGCGTCGGCCGCAAGCTCGGCTGGGAGGAGCAGCAACGCCGCGTGAGCCGCTGGCTGAACTCGCTGCCGCGACCGATGGCGATCTTTACCGTCGACGCCCAGCGTGGGCGGCAACTGGCGGAAATCTGCTACATGGCGGGGATTCGCGTCCCCGACCAGATCGCGATTCTCGCCGGCGATACCGATGACTTGATGTGCGAAGTTTGCACGCCTCCTCTCTCCAGCGTTGCGCTGGCTGGTCGCCGCATCGGGTACGAAGCGGCTGCCGCTCTCGACCGAATGATGAACGGCGAACGTCCGCCGACGCAGCCGATCAAGATTCCGCCCCACGGCGTGATCAGTCGGCAGTCGACCGACATTCTGGCGATCGACGACGATACGGTCGTTCGAGCGCTCCGTTTCATCCAGCAGCGGGCGTTTCAGGACATTGTCGTCAAAGATATTCTCCACGAGGTGCCGGTTTCGCGCCGGAGCCTCGAAATCCAGTTCCGCCGTTATCTCGGCCGCAGCCCGGCTGAGGAAATCCGCCGCGTCCGGCTCGACAAAGGGCGCGAACTGCTGGCTCGCACCGACATGTCGATCGGCGAAATCGCCTCAGCGTGCGGGTTTGCCAACGGGACGCGGTTCGGCGTCGCGTTCCGCAAACGGTTCGGGAAAACGCCGCTGGCTTATCGGAAGCAGCTCACTCGCAGCTAA
- a CDS encoding anhydro-N-acetylmuramic acid kinase: MATVAVGLMSGTSGDGVDAALLETDGENKIGFLGGITLPYDEDLRGRLLETSQHDVPISEMLRVEKEISEHHVEAVRKLLAEYPKLAKKVEVVGFHGHTVRHSASEGITMQIGNPWILSRDLKVPVVSDFRRCDIAGGGQGAPLVAMFHRALFSKEPRPTVVLNLGGVANVTWLGEKEEIIAGDTGPGCGLIDEWAQTMADLPHDRDGHLALAGKVDWATVEQALDSPFFDLPLPKSADRFDFDHVDVSALSVEDGAATLCAVTAEAVFRAVKRLPAMPKKTWVTGGGVHHPFLMKQLSERLGELKNVSEFGLNPDTLEAECFAWLAVRHQRGLPLTIPETTGCDAPLSGGTATKFG, translated from the coding sequence ATGGCGACCGTTGCGGTGGGACTGATGAGCGGCACGAGCGGCGACGGCGTCGACGCCGCCCTGCTTGAGACCGATGGCGAGAACAAGATCGGCTTCCTGGGGGGGATCACCCTCCCCTACGACGAGGATCTCCGCGGCCGACTGCTCGAGACCTCGCAGCACGACGTGCCGATCTCGGAAATGCTCCGCGTCGAGAAAGAGATCTCCGAGCACCACGTCGAGGCCGTCCGCAAACTTCTCGCCGAGTATCCCAAGCTCGCCAAAAAGGTCGAGGTCGTCGGATTTCATGGCCACACCGTCCGCCACTCGGCGAGCGAAGGGATCACGATGCAAATCGGGAATCCCTGGATCCTCTCCCGCGACCTGAAGGTGCCGGTAGTCAGCGACTTCCGTCGCTGCGATATCGCCGGCGGCGGCCAAGGCGCCCCGCTGGTGGCGATGTTCCATCGCGCCCTGTTTAGCAAGGAGCCGCGGCCGACCGTCGTCCTCAACCTCGGCGGCGTGGCGAACGTTACCTGGCTCGGCGAGAAGGAAGAGATCATCGCCGGCGACACCGGACCGGGCTGCGGCCTGATCGACGAGTGGGCCCAAACGATGGCCGACTTGCCGCACGACCGCGACGGCCACCTCGCCCTGGCGGGCAAGGTCGATTGGGCGACTGTAGAACAGGCGCTCGACTCGCCGTTCTTCGATCTGCCGCTGCCGAAGTCGGCCGACCGGTTCGACTTCGACCACGTCGACGTCTCTGCGTTGAGCGTCGAAGATGGGGCCGCAACGCTGTGCGCCGTCACCGCCGAGGCCGTCTTCCGCGCCGTGAAGCGGCTGCCGGCGATGCCGAAGAAGACCTGGGTCACCGGCGGCGGCGTCCACCATCCATTCCTGATGAAGCAACTCAGCGAGCGTTTGGGCGAGTTGAAGAACGTCAGCGAGTTTGGGCTCAACCCCGATACCCTCGAGGCGGAGTGCTTCGCTTGGCTCGCCGTCCGGCACCAACGCGGCCTGCCGCTGACGATCCCCGAAACGACAGGTTGCGACGCCCCGCTCAGCGGCGGCACCGCGACGAAGTTCGGTTAA
- a CDS encoding DUF6655 family protein produces the protein MHARSLRCNSNRLAMAMVLLVVCTAGGCGTTRTSNTARTATEQLLISDAVDRTVQQINFKVLAGENVFFDTAQMGDVVDKGYLISCMRQHLLASGCVMKDKREDATYIIEPRVGVIGTDNHDLMFGIPAFSVPQLATGSVLPSSVPEIAFAKRRDQMGVAKIAVFAYRRETGEPVWQSGMAMNKSTANDIWLFGAGPFQKGTIYDETRFAGIEKKKDEDANAKAPVEVEAEAVFASAPPQIQHRAPSGVVQASAELPLDQGGGPPVLPPPARPIAEAPKPAEGGEDPATTAG, from the coding sequence ATGCACGCGCGGTCGCTCCGCTGCAACTCGAACCGCCTGGCGATGGCCATGGTGCTGCTCGTCGTCTGCACGGCTGGCGGTTGCGGCACAACGCGCACCAGCAATACGGCCCGCACGGCGACCGAACAGTTGCTCATCTCCGACGCCGTCGACCGCACGGTGCAGCAGATCAACTTCAAAGTGCTGGCTGGCGAGAACGTCTTCTTCGATACCGCGCAGATGGGCGACGTGGTCGACAAAGGCTACTTAATTAGCTGCATGCGGCAGCATCTGCTCGCGAGCGGCTGCGTCATGAAGGACAAACGCGAGGATGCGACATACATCATCGAGCCGCGCGTCGGCGTGATCGGCACCGACAACCACGACCTCATGTTCGGCATTCCGGCATTCAGCGTGCCGCAACTCGCCACGGGCAGCGTGTTGCCGTCGTCGGTGCCGGAAATCGCCTTCGCCAAACGCCGCGACCAGATGGGCGTGGCCAAGATCGCCGTGTTCGCCTATCGCCGCGAGACGGGCGAACCGGTTTGGCAGTCGGGCATGGCGATGAACAAGAGCACGGCCAACGACATTTGGCTCTTTGGCGCCGGGCCGTTCCAGAAAGGAACGATCTACGACGAAACGCGCTTCGCCGGCATCGAAAAGAAGAAAGACGAGGACGCCAACGCCAAGGCGCCTGTTGAGGTGGAAGCGGAAGCGGTCTTCGCCAGCGCCCCGCCGCAGATTCAACATCGTGCGCCGAGTGGCGTCGTACAAGCGTCGGCGGAACTGCCTCTCGACCAGGGAGGCGGACCGCCTGTTCTGCCGCCGCCGGCGCGACCGATTGCCGAGGCGCCGAAGCCCGCGGAAGGCGGCGAGGATCCGGCGACGACTGCGGGGTGA
- a CDS encoding ribonuclease D — protein sequence MPAPIVTKQRDLDELSERLQAAPIIGFDTEFVSEDTFHPELCLIQVVSPDEMAVIDPQTVDVLPFWKAVAAREKTTVFHAGREELSFMLRAVGSIPQRSFDVQFAAGFCSNEFPASYGSVVGKFLGKQPMKGEQRTDWRRRPLTDAQINYALEDVRYLLPLFERLTEILNKRGRLMWLKDELASWQQSIVEAQDRKDWRRVSGIGTLNARNLAVVRELWLWRQEEARKLNQPPKRLLRDDLLVEIAKRKTDQPDQILAIRGLQRSDLRRKASELADCVRRGLDAPLERGERLTQREPPPQLNLLGQFLTPALTSICRQNEVAASMVGTATDVRELIAYRYGFGGIDPTETPVLLKGWRADLVGNLLDDLLSGKKSIRIADPKNEDPLAFDAVK from the coding sequence GTGCCTGCCCCCATCGTCACCAAACAACGCGATCTCGACGAGCTCTCCGAGCGTCTCCAGGCCGCCCCGATTATTGGATTCGACACCGAGTTCGTCTCCGAAGATACGTTTCATCCCGAGCTTTGCCTGATTCAGGTCGTGAGCCCCGACGAGATGGCGGTGATCGACCCGCAGACCGTCGACGTTTTGCCGTTCTGGAAGGCGGTTGCCGCGCGGGAGAAGACGACAGTTTTCCATGCCGGGCGTGAGGAACTCAGCTTCATGCTCCGTGCCGTGGGGTCGATCCCGCAGCGGAGCTTCGACGTCCAGTTCGCCGCCGGGTTCTGCTCAAACGAGTTCCCCGCCTCCTACGGATCGGTCGTCGGCAAGTTTCTCGGCAAGCAGCCGATGAAGGGGGAGCAGCGAACCGACTGGCGCCGCCGGCCGTTGACCGACGCCCAAATCAACTACGCGCTTGAAGACGTCCGCTACCTGCTGCCGCTGTTCGAGCGGCTGACGGAGATCCTCAACAAGCGCGGCCGGCTGATGTGGCTCAAAGACGAGCTTGCCAGTTGGCAGCAATCGATCGTCGAAGCCCAGGACCGCAAAGACTGGCGGCGGGTCTCGGGGATCGGCACGCTCAACGCCCGCAACCTCGCGGTCGTTCGCGAGCTGTGGCTATGGCGGCAAGAGGAAGCCCGGAAGCTCAACCAACCCCCGAAACGCTTGTTGCGAGACGATCTCCTCGTCGAAATCGCTAAGCGGAAGACCGATCAGCCTGATCAGATTCTCGCCATCCGCGGATTGCAGCGGAGCGATCTCCGCCGTAAAGCGAGTGAACTGGCTGACTGCGTGCGGCGCGGGCTTGATGCGCCGCTCGAACGGGGCGAGCGCCTGACGCAGCGGGAACCGCCGCCGCAGCTCAACCTGCTGGGGCAGTTCCTCACGCCTGCCCTCACGTCCATCTGCCGCCAGAACGAAGTTGCCGCGAGCATGGTCGGCACGGCGACCGACGTGCGCGAGTTAATTGCCTATCGCTACGGCTTCGGCGGCATCGACCCGACTGAAACGCCTGTCTTGCTGAAAGGCTGGCGAGCTGACCTCGTCGGCAACTTGCTTGATGATCTGCTCAGCGGCAAGAAGTCGATCCGCATCGCCGATCCCAAGAACGAAGACCCGCTCGCCTTCGACGCCGTCAAGTAG
- a CDS encoding sodium:proton antiporter: protein MTTHAETPLSSERSKMLWAILAMLALYGTSFAVGLPQGWTVAALGGHHAEEPAVDGTADAHKGANDVEHAADAHHAGSPPPLWTVAPFVLLLGAIATFPLIHATEHWWEHNRNRFIVAAGLGALTLAYYAFLHHEPVEAHWPGHAIVAAHDGSVFQTEFVATIFGNALLQEYIPFIVLLFSLYTIAGGIRITGDLEATPTTNATVMLIGGLLASLIGTTGAAMLLVRPLLETNHQRKHVAHTVVFFIFIVCNCGGCLLPIGDPPLFLGYLQGVDFFWTLNLWPEWLFVNGMLLAVYWSMDQFYHHPRETVRDIERDVTRLHRLRVSGLKVNGLLLVGVVIAVAMLDPSKAFPGTDWHPWLYFREAVQLALVAMSLAIGPRESRLANRFTYDAIVEVAALFVGIFVCMQPALQILKANGTHLVERFDMGPGKFFWATGTLSSFLDNAPTYLVFFQTAQDPELAGGPTAGVPEPLLAAISLGAVMMGAMTYIGNGPNFMVKAIAEKSGVKMPSFFGYMGYSVLILLPILGLMDWIFILRP from the coding sequence ATGACGACACACGCCGAAACGCCGCTGTCGAGCGAACGCAGCAAGATGTTGTGGGCGATTCTCGCTATGCTTGCCCTTTACGGGACGAGCTTCGCCGTCGGTCTGCCGCAGGGTTGGACGGTCGCCGCGCTCGGCGGTCATCATGCGGAAGAGCCTGCTGTTGATGGGACAGCGGACGCTCATAAAGGCGCCAATGATGTGGAGCACGCCGCGGACGCGCATCACGCTGGTTCGCCGCCCCCCCTCTGGACGGTCGCGCCGTTCGTGCTGCTATTGGGGGCCATCGCGACGTTCCCGCTGATCCACGCGACCGAGCATTGGTGGGAGCACAATCGCAATCGCTTCATCGTCGCGGCAGGCTTGGGCGCGCTGACGCTTGCTTACTATGCATTCCTCCACCACGAGCCGGTCGAAGCCCACTGGCCGGGCCATGCGATCGTTGCCGCGCACGACGGCAGCGTTTTTCAAACAGAGTTCGTCGCGACGATCTTCGGCAACGCATTGCTGCAAGAGTACATCCCTTTCATCGTGTTGTTGTTTAGTCTCTACACGATCGCGGGAGGCATCCGCATCACGGGCGATCTTGAGGCGACGCCAACCACTAACGCGACGGTCATGCTGATCGGCGGGCTGCTCGCCAGCCTCATCGGCACCACTGGGGCGGCGATGCTGCTCGTTCGCCCGTTGCTCGAAACAAACCACCAGCGGAAGCACGTCGCCCATACGGTCGTCTTCTTTATCTTCATCGTCTGCAACTGCGGCGGCTGCCTGCTGCCGATTGGCGACCCGCCGCTGTTCCTGGGATACCTACAAGGCGTCGATTTTTTCTGGACGCTCAACCTGTGGCCTGAGTGGCTCTTCGTGAACGGCATGTTGCTCGCCGTTTACTGGTCGATGGACCAGTTCTATCACCACCCGCGTGAAACGGTGCGGGACATCGAACGGGACGTCACGCGGCTCCACCGACTCCGCGTCAGCGGTCTGAAAGTTAACGGCTTATTGCTGGTCGGCGTCGTCATTGCCGTGGCGATGCTTGATCCGAGCAAGGCGTTTCCGGGAACCGATTGGCACCCGTGGCTTTACTTCCGCGAAGCGGTGCAGTTGGCGCTCGTGGCGATGTCGCTCGCCATTGGGCCGCGCGAGTCGCGATTGGCGAACCGTTTTACATATGACGCCATCGTCGAGGTGGCGGCGCTGTTCGTCGGCATCTTCGTCTGCATGCAGCCCGCGCTGCAGATTCTGAAAGCGAACGGCACCCACTTGGTGGAACGCTTCGATATGGGCCCCGGGAAGTTCTTTTGGGCGACCGGCACGCTGTCGTCGTTTCTGGACAACGCCCCGACGTACTTAGTCTTCTTCCAAACGGCCCAAGATCCGGAACTGGCCGGCGGACCGACCGCCGGCGTGCCAGAGCCGCTGCTCGCGGCCATCAGCCTCGGCGCCGTGATGATGGGCGCGATGACCTACATCGGCAACGGCCCGAATTTCATGGTGAAGGCGATCGCCGAGAAGTCGGGGGTTAAGATGCCGAGCTTCTTCGGCTACATGGGATATAGCGTGCTGATTCTGCTCCCCATCCTGGGGCTGATGGATTGGATTTTTATCCTGCGGCCATGA
- a CDS encoding (5-formylfuran-3-yl)methyl phosphate synthase, translated as MTQLLVSVRDAAEAQAALDGGADWIDLKEPANGPLGAVTATVARGVAEVVAGRASLSAAAGELLDWPHSPARDLLAVDGVTQLKLGLSACNDGDWRQAWLVAQREIVDAGKKLVAVAYADADRAHSPIPFDVLEAAATARARWLLVDTFDKSSGTLLELLDAAAIQSLFARAQQLGMTTAAAGRLTPATIEALPLEVIDVVAVRSAACGGNRNAVVRAPCVAALQRLLANSPASRGARPRGLPATLDLQNPAASGRG; from the coding sequence GTGACGCAGCTGCTGGTAAGCGTGCGCGACGCGGCCGAAGCGCAAGCCGCGCTCGACGGCGGCGCCGATTGGATCGACCTCAAAGAACCGGCCAACGGTCCGCTCGGCGCGGTGACGGCGACCGTCGCTCGCGGCGTCGCCGAGGTCGTCGCGGGTCGGGCTTCGCTCTCGGCGGCGGCGGGCGAGTTGCTCGATTGGCCGCACTCACCGGCGCGAGACCTGCTCGCGGTCGACGGCGTCACACAACTGAAGCTGGGCCTGTCGGCGTGCAACGACGGCGATTGGCGACAAGCGTGGCTCGTTGCACAGCGCGAGATCGTCGACGCCGGCAAGAAACTCGTCGCGGTCGCTTACGCCGACGCCGATCGCGCGCACTCTCCTATCCCGTTCGATGTGCTGGAAGCTGCCGCAACGGCCAGGGCTCGCTGGCTGCTCGTTGATACGTTCGACAAGAGTAGCGGCACACTCTTAGAACTGCTCGATGCGGCGGCGATTCAATCGCTCTTTGCTCGCGCTCAGCAGCTCGGCATGACGACAGCCGCCGCGGGTCGACTCACGCCGGCGACGATCGAGGCGCTGCCGCTTGAAGTCATCGACGTCGTCGCCGTCCGTAGTGCGGCATGCGGCGGCAATCGCAACGCCGTCGTGCGCGCACCATGCGTCGCCGCACTGCAACGCCTCCTAGCCAACTCTCCAGCGAGCCGCGGGGCTCGTCCCCGCGGTCTTCCCGCCACGCTCGATCTCCAAAATCCCGCCGCAAGCGGTCGGGGCTAA
- a CDS encoding polyhydroxyalkanoic acid system family protein: MPKFHVEIPHTLSADEAKSRLERFVESLQARFGDKVSDLDQSWAGNKLSFGFKTFGFKIAGAIEALDQKLDVKGEIPLTAMMFKGKIEGEVKEQLARLMRA; this comes from the coding sequence GTGCCGAAGTTTCACGTAGAAATCCCTCATACTCTCTCCGCCGATGAGGCGAAGTCCCGCTTGGAGCGGTTCGTCGAGTCGCTGCAAGCCCGATTTGGCGACAAAGTGAGCGATCTCGACCAGAGTTGGGCCGGCAACAAACTGTCGTTCGGCTTCAAGACGTTCGGCTTTAAGATTGCCGGCGCGATCGAGGCCCTTGATCAGAAACTCGACGTGAAGGGCGAAATCCCGCTGACGGCGATGATGTTCAAAGGGAAGATCGAAGGCGAAGTGAAAGAGCAACTGGCGCGGTTGATGCGTGCCTAA